In Deltaproteobacteria bacterium, the sequence TGGCTCCCTGAGGCCTTTGGGAGCGGACATGATGGAGATCTACGTCGTCCGGCACGGCATCGCCGTCCCCAGCGAAGCGGGGATTCCCGACCGGTTCCGCCCGCTCACCAGCAAGGGCCGCCGGCGCTTCCGCAGGACTGCCCGGAGATTCGCCCGCCTGGGACGCGAGCTCGACCTGATCCTGACCAGCCCTCTGGTCCGGGCCGTTCAGACTGCGGAGATCCTCGTCGGGGCCGTGAAGAATGCGGAGGTCGCGGTGCTGGAGGAACTGGATCCGAAGTCCGGCGTCGCGCCGTTGCTCGAAGCGGTGGCGCGTCGCGCCGACTTCCGATCCGTCGCCCTCGTCGGCCACGAACCGCAGCTGTCGGGTCTCGTCGCCTTGCTGACCGCGATACCGGGCAGCGAGATCGAGATGAGGAAGGGCGCAATTGTCCGTCTCGACGTGGCCGAAGCGGTGGAACCCGGATCCGCGGAGCTGCGCTGGACCCTGAATCCGATGTCGAAGGAAGTGGAGAAGGGAGGCCGCGGGCTCGGCTCTCCTCGCGAACCAGCGTAGGCAATGGCGAGCTGGAACGCTCGCGAGCAAGAAGCGCAAGCGCCGGTAGCTCCGCGGCGACCTTGGTCGGATTCAGTTGCACCAGGACAGCATTGACAGCCGATACGGCTGCACGATAACCCGCGTGACCGTGGCGGAAAGAGAGAAAAGCGGCTGGCTCCTCCTCATCCACCAGATCCCGCCGAAGCCGAACTATTTTCGGGTGAAGATCTGGCGACGCCTCCAGAAGCTCGGCGCAGTCGCGATCAAGAATTCCGTGTACGCGCTGCCCAGCACCGATCAGGCCGTCGAGGATCTGAACTGGGTCCTTCGTGAGATCGTCGAGGGCGGCGGCGATGCGTCGCTGGTCGAGGCGAGGCTCATCGAGGGACTCGACGACGAGCAGGTCAAGGAGATGTTCCGTGCCGCGCGCGATGCCGACTACCACGCGATTGCGAATGACGCGCGCGGGCTCGCCCGACAGCTCCCGCGAAAAGGGGAGCTCGACGAAGACAAACGCAGCGAGCTCGCGGCCGGCCTCGCCCGCCTGCAGAAGCGGGTCGGCGAAGTTGCCGCCCTGGATTTCTTCCACGCGCGTGGCCGCGAGGCGGTCGAGGGATTGCTTCAGGAGTTGGAGGACAAGGTCGCCGCCCGCGTGCCCAGGATGGGCATCTGGCACGAGCTGTCGATGGACATGGTCGGCAATCACATCCAGGTCTTCTTCGACGGCAGCAAGGTCATCGACGACCGCGACGACACCTTCAAGGACGCCGGCAAGTTCGGCGTCTGGACCAAGGCCGATTCCATCGTCCAGTTCGACGACCTCGTCGCCACGCCGAAGTAAGCCGGTCAAAGGAGAAGCACATGATCGCCATCGCCCTGGTGCTGGCTGCAACGCTGAACACCGCGAAGATCGAGGAGCTCATCGGCCTCAAAGGCAAGCTCGACGAGAAAGAGGGTGCGTTCAAGGTCTCGTATCCGCGTTCCGACATCGCTCCGACGGCGGCTGGCGTGAAGCTGACACCACCGCTCGGCCTCACCGCTTGGGCTTCCTTCAGCGGCGGGGGAGCGCACACGATGGTCATGGGCGACATGGTCCTGACGGAGGACCAGGTGAACGCGGCGATGAGCGCGGCGCTGGACAGCGGCCTGGAAGTGACCGCTCTGCACAATCACTTCTTCTGGGATTCGCCGAAGGTGATCAACACCATGGGCGTGAACACCTGGGCAGCGCTGGCCGGCTCCCCCGAGAAAGCCGTCGTCGACGGCGACTTCGCCATGCTCGAGTCGGAGATGCAGGAGATCCTCAAGACGCTCCGCCACGCGAACATCAATATCGTCGCCATCCACTCGCACATGGCGGGCGAACAGCCTCGAATTCTCTTCCTGCACTACTGGGGAGTCGGGCCGGCGGAACAGCTTGCCAAGGCGGTCATGTCGGCAGTGGCCAAGACGGGGGGAAATGATTCCCGGGTCAATGTTTCCGATCCGTGTCGGCGATGAACCTGCCTCGAGTCCGCGTGTCCTTGCCGTTGCCTGCCGTAGTGCGGCGGGCAGATCGGAGGGCGCGAATGGATCGCAGTCCGATGCCGGTGAGCGCTTTGTTCGAAGTGCGAGTGCTGGTGGTCGAGGACGATGCGGATCTGATCGAATCCGTCCGCCGCGTACTGCCCCGAAGCTTCCGGGTCACCGCCTGCCGATCGGCCCGCGCGGCGGTCGCCATCGTCGAAGCCGGGAAGTTCTTCGACGTCCTGATCTGCGGGTACGAGATGCTCGAGATGAATGGCCGCGAGCTGCACTCGTCGATTGCGGATCTCGACGCTGTCCTGGCGCGGAACGCGCTGGTGATCGTGTCCAGCCGCCTGTCGCCGGAAGACGAGCGGTACTTCGGGGATCGCCGCGTCCGTCTCATCTACAGCCCGTTCCGGTCGGAGCGGCTGCGCGAGGAGGTCGAGGTGCTCGCGACGCATGCGATGCTCGCGCTGTATCGCCTCGAGCGCTACGTCATTCAATGATGTCTGCGTCCTACCCTATCTGGTCATCCAGGATCTCGAGCGCACCGTGAGTGCCGCATAGGGGAAGATCCAGAACAGTGTGAGCGCCGAGAAATACGAATACAGCAGCCCATAGAGGACGTCGCTCGACCGGCTGCTACGGACGTACACGAGGATTCCCAGGACCGAGATCACCCCCAGCGCCGCGAGCACGCCGACCAAGGCGTGTGGCTGCTGGCCCATGCGCGACAGCGTGTGGCACCAGCTCAGATATCCCACGGGATAACGCAGGTTCGTCACCACGCAGTCGAGCAGCGCGAACATGCGCGCTGCAGGAGGACGCTTCCAGACGATACGAGCCAGGCGCAGTTCCTCGCGCACGTAGCTGCGCTCCCAGCGCAGGTACATCTTGACCAGCTTCGCGTACGTGGACGGCACCACCGTGCGCACGATTGCAGAGCCCTGGTAGACCGTGTCGAAACCGCGGTTGAGGATCGAGTTCGTCAGCGCGCGGTCCTCGCCGTAGGTGCAGGGTGCGCCGAGAAACGTTTGCGAAGTCCACTCTTCGAGCACCTCCCGAACGACAGCAAGACGATACGCGGCGAGCGCCCCGGGACAGCAGTAGACGGTGCCGTAGACGGACTGCACGGCGCGCAGCAGGTCGAACGACAGCGCGAACCGGACGTCGAGCATGCGGGGCAGCATGCCGGCGCCGGCGTTGTAGACCGCCACACGGCCGGCAACGGCGCCGACGCGCGGGTCGCGGAAGGGGCCTCCCATGGCGAGCAAGGCGGCCCGGTCGATCACGCTGTCGGAGTCGATCGTGACGACGATCTCTCCACGGGCGTGGAGAAAGCCCGCTTCCAGAGCTGCGCGCTTGCCGCGGTTGCCGGCGAATCGGATCGTCGTGATCAGGCCGGGATCGCGCGAAGCAGCGCGCGACACGTACTCCCATGTGTCGTCGGTGCTGCCGTCATCGACGACGACGATCTGCAGACGTGAGCGGGGGTAGTCGGCCGCGGCCACCGACTCGATCGAGCGGGCGACCATCGGACCCTCGTTGTACGCGGGGATGATCACCGTCAGCGGCGGCGCGTCGGCGAATGTCGCCGCGGCAGCGGGGCGATACCGCAGCCAGAGCATCGTTCGGAACAGCAGGAGGAAGAGCCCCATCGTCGCCCAAACGACGCCGGGACGAGTCCAGATCCACGCGTGGTCGAAGATCGCCATTGGCGATCCTCGGGACACCAGGGCAGGTACCACCGTTCATGGCGGACACCAGATAGAAACGTGAGATCCGACGCAGGTCGCAAAAGTCGGCGCGAAGGGCCTTGCTAGCGCTGGAAGGCATCAGACCACTGCGCTCGATGGTACCGAAAGAGGTCGCACAGGCTCTCGCCGATGGAATATGCCGGGGCGAATCCAAGCCCCTGAAGGCGCGACACGTCGGCGACATGCCGCCGGACGCCGGCGGTTCGATCGTTGCGCCGGACAACCTCGACCTGGCCGTTCAACCCGGAAATGCGAAGCAGCTCGGAAAGGATGGCGTGAATCGGGGTCTCGCGCCCGCTCGCGAGGTTGTACACGTTGCCGCCATCGCCCCTCTGCGCGAGGAGGAGAAGGGCGGCCGCGACGTCGCGTACGTCGATGAAGTCGCGAGTCGTATCGAGTGCCCCAACCTCGAGTGCGGAGTGACGCGAGGCCGGAACCGACGCAAGCTGGGCGGCAAGACGCGCACAGACATGACTCTCGCTTTGCCCCGGCCCGACCACGTTGAAGATGCGCGCCGTCACGAAGGGCAAGCCGCCGCGCTCGGCATGGATGCGCACGACGTGCTCGGCTGCCAGCTTCGTCAGTCCGTACATGTCCGCCGGATGGCAGGTATCGGACTCGCGAATCGGCAGCGCTTCCGGCTCTCCGTAGACGCTGCCGCTGGACCCGAGGATCACCAGCGCGTCGAGCCCTGGCGCATCGGCGACCGCGTTCATCAAGGAAGCGGTTCCCTCGACGTTCGTTTGGAGCAGATCGCGCTGCGACGCCGTATGCAGCGCGGATGCGAGATGAAAGACGCAATGCGGCCGGAACTCGCGAAGAAGGTCACACAATCCGGGCGTATCGAGCAGCGAGACGGACCGATATCGATGGCGTGCGGAGATGCTGGCGAGCAGCTCCGCGGGCAGTGGAGCCCGTTCTTGTCCACCGCGCGTCGAGATCGCATGCGTGAAGAAGCCATCGACGCCGCCCGATCGGCCGATGCCCAGCACCTCCGATTCGGGCTCCGTATCGAGGATGCGCGCGGTGAGATAACGCCCGACGAGTCCCTGGGCGCCCGTGATGAGGTACCGGCGGGTCACCGTTCGACGCCCGCGATCGTCAGGCGCAGCCCTTCTTCGAGCGCAATCGCAGGCTGCCACCGGAGGATCTCGCACGCCCGCCGGTTGTCGGCGATCAGCTCGTGAATCTCGCTCTTGCCTGGCCGATCCCGTTCCCCGATTTCCTGGATCGGGCAGGTCAGCGCGAGCGCCTCGAGGATGAGCTCCGCGACCCGCCCGACGCTCGTTCCGCGCATGGTGCCGATGTTGAAGATCTCCAGCTCCGGGCGCTCGAGAAAACAGGCGCTGGCAATCGCCTCAGCGACGTCGGTGACGAAGCAGTAATCCCGGATCGGCCGCAGGTCTCGAAGGATCACCGGCAGGCCGCGGCGCGCCATGCCGACGATCGTCGGGATCAACGATTCCGGAGACGCCGCGGGACCGTAGATCGAGAAGGGCCGGAGGATGACGGCGCGCAGGTCGAACGCATGGACGTAGGACTCGATGAGCCTCTCGGCCCCGATCTTCGCCGCGGCGTACGGAGATCGCGCGCTGAGCGGATGGTCTTCGCCGACGAGTGAGTGAAGCGGCCGGCCATAGACTTCGGCCGACGAGACGTACACCACCTTCCGCACGCCCTCCGCGCGGCAGGCCTGCAACAGCGCAGCGGTTCCTTCGCCGTGGACCCGCACGTATTTCGACGGGTCCTGGAACGAAGCGCCCACCGATGCAGGTCCCGCGAGGTGCACGACGGCGTCGGCGCCGGCAACCAGCTTCCGCATTGCCGTCGAGTCACAGATGTGGACCTGGGCGACGTACGCAGCGCCGGGCGGGATTCGCGCCGCCTCGTTCGGAGGCCCGATGACGGCCTGGACGCGGGCTCCCTTGCGCGCCAGCGCATCGACGGCTGCGGGCCCCAGGAATCCTCCTGCGCCCGTGACCGTGATGCACCTGCCCTGCAGCGGGTTCTCCATCGTCTCGCCCGGTCAATGCACTGGCGCACGGCGCTTGCAGTGCGTCTCGATCATGCTCTCGAAGCAGCCTTCCACCTGGCGGGTGGTCACCTCCGGAGTGAAGCGTTCGAGATAGCGTTCGTAGGCGCCCCGGCCCAGCCGCTCGGCGAGGCGGGCGTCTCCCAGCACTTGCATCAAAGCCTGCGCCAGTGCGCCCGGGTCGTCCGGCGGAACGACGAGGCCCGTCCGGCCATGCTCGACGTGATCCGGAATTGCTCCGACGGAAGAGACCACCGCCGGCTTTCCCAGCGACATCGCTTCGATGATCGCGTTGGGAAGAGAATCGATCGACGAAGGGTGGACGTGAACGTCGATGACATTCCAGACGTCGGCGATGCTTCCCGGATAGCCGTGGATTCGAACGCGGTGTGCGATTCCCAGCTCCTCCGCCTGCCGACGCAACTGCTGCGGATAAGTCGGACCCTGGCGCTCGTAGCCGACGCAGAGGACGTAGACGTCGTGCCCGCCGTCGATGATGCGCCTGGCGGCTTCGAGGAGCACCGCTTGCCCCTTGAAGGGAACGAGGCCCGCGACCTGCCCGAGGATGGTTGCGCGGGTGTCCTCGGGGATGCCGAAGTCCCTCAGCACCTCGCTTCGCGAGCGGGAAGGCTTGTCCAGGCGCACGCCGTTCGCGATCACGTGCAGCGGCGGCGGCGATCCGCCGATGTAACGCGCGAGCTCGGTGGCCCGAATCTTCGCGTCGGTGATGATCGCGCTGCAGCGGCGAAGATTGAGCCGGCGAATCGGCGGAAAGAGAATCTGCCGGATGGAGCGGCTGTCCAGGATCTTCCAGAGGTCCAGCTCGCTGTAGAGGGTGATGGACACAGGAACGCCGGCGCTCACGGCCGCGGGCACCGCTGTGTAGAGCGCGGTCTCGAGGTGTGCGTCGACGACGTCGGCACGGCTGGAGATGATGAGGCGCCGCAGCTTCTGGATGGCGGCCGCGAGCGTGGTGGCGGTGTTCGTGAGCCTGACGATGCGCGGGCCTCGCGCGCCGGCCGGATGCGGCACGCCGAGGTCGTGCACCCTCACGCCCGCGTCAGCGAACTGGCGCCGCATGGAGCCGCACTGGCTGCGAAGCGCGTGGTCCGCCGGGTACAGCGTGACCACCGTGTGGTCGAACCGGTTCGTATCGATTGTGCGGGCAACATGGAAGAGGCGGTTCTCGCCTCCGCCAAAGTTGAGGTCCGAGATGACGGAGAGGACCCTGATCACGGCTGCACCCGTCCGGGTTCCGCAGCGATCGCGCCCGGCCAGCGGTCCGCATTCTCGACGAGGAGCCGTTCCGCATGGACCAATGCCGCCTCGTCATTGACGTCGATCCAGGGCTCTCGGTGTGGGTAGGCGGCGACCGTGTCGTCCGCCTGGAGCAGGGCATCGATCAGCGCGGGCACGTCGAATCGGCGGCCGGCGGGAACGCGATCGATGGCCCTGCGGTTGAAAACGTATGTCCCGCTCGAGACGGGCACGGACAATTTCGGCTTCTCGCGGTACGCGACGACGCGCTGCCCCGCCAGGTCGAGCATGCCAAACGGAATCGGAAACGGCTGATCGTGAGTGGCGATCGTCGCGGCGGCCTCGCGTTCCCGGTGGTAACGGGCGAGCTGTCCCAGGTCCAGGCTCGTCAGATTGTCGACGTTGACGATCAGGACGTCGTCGATCCATGGCGGCAAGGACGCGACCGCACCGATGGTGCCGAGTTGTTCGGTCTCGACCAGCGCCTCCAGCGTGGCAAACTGCGATTTGGCCAGTGGCCGGCCGTGCGCGTCGATCCACGCGGCGAGAGCGCGTTCCTGCGCGCTGACGGCGACGTAGAGCTGCTTGAACCCGAACCACAGCAATGCCCGCAGATTGCACTCGATTAGAGGCACCCCAAGCACCGTCCGCAGACTCTTGTGTCGACTGGAGCCTCCTGCCCTCATCCGTTCCGATCGACCGCCGGCCATGATCAGCGCGGCGACTGAAGAGCTAGCCATGGGAGGTCCCGCCCGTGAGTTGGGAAACGATCTGCGGCAAGGTGATGCTCCTGCCGCATGAAGGCCAGTGCCGGCTCCTCTCGACGGTGTGAAATCCAGCGCCGCGCGGCAAGCAATCCCGATAAAAAATGAACTCAATGACAAGCGCGAAAATGTAAGCGTGAATGATGCGCTCGTTGCCGCTTGCGCGGCCTGAGCTTCCTGCTCACATTCGCGCGCAGGGCGTGACGGGCGGCGGGGCGGATGGCGACTCTCGTTTTCGATATCGGTGGAACGAGGACGCGAGTCGGCCTCTACGATTCCCGTCATTCGAAGATCGTCCGGTCCACCGCTGCCGCGACACCCAATCATCTCGACCTGCCGGAGGCGCCGTTCGAACGATTGCGCGACGGGCTTCTCTCGCTGATGGGCAGGCTGGGCGACGAGCTCGTCGAGCAGCAAACGGTGCGGGAAGTCGACGTCGCCTTCGCGGGGCCGATCGATCCCGCCGGAAACGTTCTCGCTGCCCCCACGCTCTGGGGCGCCCGTTTGACCTCCCCGTATCCGCTGGGACAGGACATCGCGCGCCGCTGGCCCAACGCGCGCGTCGGGATCCTGAACGACGTCACGGCAGCCGGCTATCGCTATTTGCGATCGAGCGGGGATGACTTCTGCATCGTCACGGTCAGCTCCGGAATCGGCAACAAGGTGTTTGCCAACGGCCGGCCGCTGGTCGGCAAGAATGGGTTGGGCGGAGAGCTGGGGCATCTGCGCGTCGACGACTCCGAGGGAGCGCCGATCTGCGAATGCGGCGGCCGCGGACATCTCGGTGCGGTTTCTTCGGGCCGGGCGGTCCTCGCGTACGCGCGAAAGCACGCGCCGCAGAGCTCTTGCATCGAAGGTTTGACGAGCGGCGATCTCGTCGCCGCGTTCCGCCGCGAAGAGCCCTGGGCCATGAAGATCGTCGAGCGCGGCGCCGGCCCGCTCGGCTGGGCGCTGGCAGCGATGCACCTCGGCCTCGGGATCGAGCGGTTCGTGCTCGTCGGCGGCTTTGCGCTGGCGCTCGGCAACGCCTACCGACAGCTCGTGGCCCGGGCGGCAGATGCCCGCTGCTGGGACGCGCCGGGCGGTTGGGATTCGCGCGTGGAGTTGGGCGTGAACGACGACTTGTCGGGACTGATTGGCGCCGGAATCGCAGGAATGGTGCGGGAGGGGTCCGTATGAAGGTCGGCCGCTACAATTATGCGCATCAGCTCGGAACGGACATCGAGCCGCTGATCGCGGACCTGCGGGCGATGCTGGTCGGCGGTCGGTACGAGCTGACACCCGAAGTGAAGCAGTTCGAAGCGCAGCTCGCGGAATTTCTCGGCGCGAGATACGTCCGGGGCGTCAACACCGGTACCGACGCGCTGGTGGTCGCCCTGCGGGCCCTGGGCATCGGGCCGGGCGACCAGGTCGTCACGCAGGCGAACACGTTCCACGCGACCGTCGGCGCCGTCGACCTGGTCGGCGCCGAACCCGTCCTGGTCGACGTGGATCCGGAGACGTTCCTCATCGACAAGCGGCAGCTCCGCGATGCGATCGGTCCGAGGACGCGCGCGCTGATGCCGGTGCACCTGTACGGCAAGCCGACGCCGATGGCCGAGATCGTTGCGCTGGCCGAAGCGCATGGGCTCTTCGTGATCGAGGACGCTGCACAGGCGATCGGTGCCCGCATCGAGGGGCAGTCGGTGGGCACGTTCGGCCACTTCGGATGCTTCAGCTTCCACCCGAGCAAGAACCTCGCCGCGGCGGGCGACGGCGGAGCAGTCGTGGCGAGAAATGCAGAGCTCGACGAGGCGCTCCGGCGGCAACGCGAGCTCGGACAGGTAGGACAGAACAACCACGTGGTGGTCGGATTCAATACCAAGCTCGACGCGCTGCAGGCGAGGATCCTGTCCTGGAAGCTGCCGCGCCTCGAAGAATGGAACGAGCATCGGCGCAAGGTCGCCGGATGGTATCGCGAACGGCTCGCCGGCCTGCCGCTCGGATTCCAGGCGCGCACCGAGGGCGAAACCCACATCTATCATCTCTTCCAGGTGCGGACGGCCGAGCGGGACTCGCTTCTCGCGCATCTGCGCGCGCGCGACATCGACGTGGTCGTCCGCTATCCGACTCCAATTCACCTGCAGCCGGCATTCGCCGCGAAAGGCTGGAAGGCCGGACAGTTTCCGGTCGCGGAACGACTGGCAAGAGAGCTTCTTTGCCTGCCGATCCGGCCGGACATCGGGATCGATGAGATCGATTACGTCACCGATTGCATCCACGACTTCTTCCAGAACGTGGCGGTCGGGTGAAGCCGATCGTCACCATCCTCGGCGGGAGTACGCCCTTCACGGCCGCGTTGGTGGAGGCGCTTCGCACCGCGTCGGCCGGCATTCCCGCCTGCGAGCTGCGCCTCTTCGGCCAGGACGTCGATGCCCTCGAGAGAATGGCACGCTACGGCGATCGCAGGCTGGCCGCGCTCGGCTGGAGCGTCTCGTCGAGCCGCCGGCTCGACGAGGCCGTCGACGGCGCGGCCGTCGTCGTGAACCAGATCCGCTTCGGCGGCCTTGCGGGCAGGGCGCGCGACGAGGACCTCGCCTGCCGGTTCCAGCTTCCGGCGGATGAAACGCTGGGTCCGTGCGGATTGACCAGCGCGCTGCGCGTCGTTCCCCGAATCCGCGAGCTCGCCGTCGAGCTCGGACGTCTGTGCGCCGATGCGTGGGTGCTCAATCTCTCGAATCCGTTGAGCATCACGACGCGCATGATGATCCGGGCAGGGGCGCCCGCCAGGTGCGTCGGGCTCTGCGAGCTGCCGACGGCGACCGTCGTCGAGACCTGCCGACTTCTGGGGATGTCGTTCGCGGACGTCGAATGGGATTACGCGGGGCTCAATCACCGCGGCTTCGTCTTTTCGCTGAAGCATCGGGGAGAGGATCTCCTCCCGTCGCTCCCCGGCATGCTCGAGGGCCGAACCATCTTCGGCGTCAGCGGAGAGGAGATCCGGCGGGTCGGCGCGGTCCCGCTGAAGTACTTCCGGCTGTCGACCTCCGCCGGCAAGCCGGCCGCGAAAGGTCGGGCTGACTTCCTGCAGGAGCTCAAGGCGACGATTGCGCGGGAGCTCGAGCAGCGGACCGCTCCACCGCCCAGCCTGGCCATGCGCGATCTCTCCTGGTACGACGGCGCGGTCGTTCCGATGATCGCCGCGATCTTCGCGGATGACGGCCGCCGGATGATCGTGAACTGCTTGCGCGACGACGGCCTCGTCCGGGAAGTCCCGGTCCGCGTCTGGCGCTTTGGCGTGGACGTCATCGGGACCGAACCACCGGCTCACCTGGCGCCGTGGCTCCAGCGGTGGGCCGCTCACGAGCGCGCTCTGGTCGAGGCCGTCGAATCCCCGACTCCGGAACGCATCGAGCGCGCGCTGGCGCTCGACCCGGCGGTGCCCGGCGCGAGGGTGCGCGAGATCGGGCAGGCGATATGGGCAGGATATGAGAACTGACAAGCGACCGGATTCATTGCGCATCGCAATCGTCGGCTGCGGCCGGATGGGATTGCAGCACGCCCGCAGTGCGTCGCAGTTGGGCCACCGCATCCGCGTGGCGTGCGACGTCGACGTTGCGCGAGCCTCGGCACTTGCGAGCGAGCATCCCGACTGCGAGGCGGTCACCGACGCCGCGACCGTCCGTTGGGATGAGGTGGACGCCGCTTTCGTCTGCACGCCGCCGTTTGCGCGAGGCCCGGTGGAGCTGTTCGCTGCGCAGGCGGGCGTGCCGCTCTTCCTCGAGAAGCCGATTGGCCTCTCGGCGGCGCAGTGCCTCTCGGCGCTGACGGCCTTTCGCCTCACGGGCACGATCACGTCGGTGGGGTACATGAACCGGTATCGCGCTTCCGTGAGGCGCGCCAGGAGCCTGCTCGGGGGCGAAAGCGTACTCGGCTTCGCCGCGCACTGGGTGTGCGCCGCGTACCGCGTCCCGTGGTGGGGCGATCCGACGCTCTCCGGCGGACAGCTCAACGAGCAATGCACTCACTTGATCGATCTCGCGCGCCACCTCGTCGGGGAAGTCAGCGAGGTGAATGCCTTCGCGCAGCCCAGCCCGAACGGGGGCGGCGGTACCGCAGCGGTCTCCATCCTGCTGCGCTTCCGCAACGGCGCCCTGGGGACCGTGATCTGCGGCTCCCTCGCGAATGAGAAGCAGATCGGATGTCGCGTGTTTACGCCGCGCGGACAGGTCGTCCTGGACGGCTGGGACTTCAAGTGGTCGCCTTCCGCGGCGTTCGGCGACGGAAGCGATCTCGCGCCAGTCGAGGACGTTTTTCTCGCGGAGTGCAGGTCGTTCCTCGACGCCGTCCGCTCCGGAGACGCGAGCGCGATCCGCTGTGACCTGGCGGAGGCGATGAGGACGCAGCGGGTGGTGGATGCGGCGCGCGCGGCGTTGGGTGGGAACGGTCCCCAACCTCTCGTGCCGGAACGGACGGTGGGGGAGGCGGGCCATGCGATCGACTACATTTGACGGAGCGCTGAAGGTCGAGGAAGGCGTTTCCACCAGCAACCTCACGTCGATCGCGACAGCGCGGATCGGCCCTCGGCCTCCGCCTTTGGATTGGGCAGCGGTCTCCATGGATTGCGTGGCGCGCACCCGATACGAGGTCCTGTTCTGCGAATCCCTGCTCGAGCCCCACAGCGCGCTGATCGACGCGATCGGCGACCGGAAGGCCCTGCTCGTCACCACTCCGACGGTCGATCGGATTCATGGCGCCGCGATCCGCGCGGTGTTGCAGAAGACGAATACGGTCTCGACGCTGGTGCTGAATGCGCGTGAAGAGACGAAATCGATGGAGCTCGTCGCGGCGGTGTGCAACGAGGCCCTGTCGCATGGGCTGAACCGGACGGGCGTGTTGATCTCCATGGGAGGAGGCGTGTGTTCCGACATCGTCACGCTTTCCGCCTCGCTCATCCGCCGCGGCGTCGCCCACATTCGCGTGCCCACCACCCTGATCGGGCAGATCGATGCCGGCATCGGCCTGAAGGGCGCGGTGAACTTCTGCGGGAAGAAGAGCTTCGTTGGGTGCTTCCACCCGCCGGAGCAGGTGTTGATCGATCCGGCGTTCCTTCAGAGCCTGCC encodes:
- the sixA gene encoding phosphohistidine phosphatase SixA, with the protein product MVPGSLRPLGADMMEIYVVRHGIAVPSEAGIPDRFRPLTSKGRRRFRRTARRFARLGRELDLILTSPLVRAVQTAEILVGAVKNAEVAVLEELDPKSGVAPLLEAVARRADFRSVALVGHEPQLSGLVALLTAIPGSEIEMRKGAIVRLDVAEAVEPGSAELRWTLNPMSKEVEKGGRGLGSPREPA
- a CDS encoding DUF1259 domain-containing protein; this translates as MIAIALVLAATLNTAKIEELIGLKGKLDEKEGAFKVSYPRSDIAPTAAGVKLTPPLGLTAWASFSGGGAHTMVMGDMVLTEDQVNAAMSAALDSGLEVTALHNHFFWDSPKVINTMGVNTWAALAGSPEKAVVDGDFAMLESEMQEILKTLRHANINIVAIHSHMAGEQPRILFLHYWGVGPAEQLAKAVMSAVAKTGGNDSRVNVSDPCRR
- a CDS encoding response regulator, whose protein sequence is MNLPRVRVSLPLPAVVRRADRRARMDRSPMPVSALFEVRVLVVEDDADLIESVRRVLPRSFRVTACRSARAAVAIVEAGKFFDVLICGYEMLEMNGRELHSSIADLDAVLARNALVIVSSRLSPEDERYFGDRRVRLIYSPFRSERLREEVEVLATHAMLALYRLERYVIQ
- a CDS encoding glycosyltransferase family 2 protein is translated as MAIFDHAWIWTRPGVVWATMGLFLLLFRTMLWLRYRPAAAATFADAPPLTVIIPAYNEGPMVARSIESVAAADYPRSRLQIVVVDDGSTDDTWEYVSRAASRDPGLITTIRFAGNRGKRAALEAGFLHARGEIVVTIDSDSVIDRAALLAMGGPFRDPRVGAVAGRVAVYNAGAGMLPRMLDVRFALSFDLLRAVQSVYGTVYCCPGALAAYRLAVVREVLEEWTSQTFLGAPCTYGEDRALTNSILNRGFDTVYQGSAIVRTVVPSTYAKLVKMYLRWERSYVREELRLARIVWKRPPAARMFALLDCVVTNLRYPVGYLSWCHTLSRMGQQPHALVGVLAALGVISVLGILVYVRSSRSSDVLYGLLYSYFSALTLFWIFPYAALTVRSRSWMTR
- a CDS encoding NAD-dependent epimerase/dehydratase family protein translates to MRDPPVAACDCARRRAAPDDRGRRTVTRRYLITGAQGLVGRYLTARILDTEPESEVLGIGRSGGVDGFFTHAISTRGGQERAPLPAELLASISARHRYRSVSLLDTPGLCDLLREFRPHCVFHLASALHTASQRDLLQTNVEGTASLMNAVADAPGLDALVILGSSGSVYGEPEALPIRESDTCHPADMYGLTKLAAEHVVRIHAERGGLPFVTARIFNVVGPGQSESHVCARLAAQLASVPASRHSALEVGALDTTRDFIDVRDVAAALLLLAQRGDGGNVYNLASGRETPIHAILSELLRISGLNGQVEVVRRNDRTAGVRRHVADVSRLQGLGFAPAYSIGESLCDLFRYHRAQWSDAFQR
- a CDS encoding NAD-dependent epimerase/dehydratase family protein, encoding MENPLQGRCITVTGAGGFLGPAAVDALARKGARVQAVIGPPNEAARIPPGAAYVAQVHICDSTAMRKLVAGADAVVHLAGPASVGASFQDPSKYVRVHGEGTAALLQACRAEGVRKVVYVSSAEVYGRPLHSLVGEDHPLSARSPYAAAKIGAERLIESYVHAFDLRAVILRPFSIYGPAASPESLIPTIVGMARRGLPVILRDLRPIRDYCFVTDVAEAIASACFLERPELEIFNIGTMRGTSVGRVAELILEALALTCPIQEIGERDRPGKSEIHELIADNRRACEILRWQPAIALEEGLRLTIAGVER
- a CDS encoding glycosyltransferase family 4 protein, producing MIRVLSVISDLNFGGGENRLFHVARTIDTNRFDHTVVTLYPADHALRSQCGSMRRQFADAGVRVHDLGVPHPAGARGPRIVRLTNTATTLAAAIQKLRRLIISSRADVVDAHLETALYTAVPAAVSAGVPVSITLYSELDLWKILDSRSIRQILFPPIRRLNLRRCSAIITDAKIRATELARYIGGSPPPLHVIANGVRLDKPSRSRSEVLRDFGIPEDTRATILGQVAGLVPFKGQAVLLEAARRIIDGGHDVYVLCVGYERQGPTYPQQLRRQAEELGIAHRVRIHGYPGSIADVWNVIDVHVHPSSIDSLPNAIIEAMSLGKPAVVSSVGAIPDHVEHGRTGLVVPPDDPGALAQALMQVLGDARLAERLGRGAYERYLERFTPEVTTRQVEGCFESMIETHCKRRAPVH
- a CDS encoding ROK family protein; translation: MATLVFDIGGTRTRVGLYDSRHSKIVRSTAAATPNHLDLPEAPFERLRDGLLSLMGRLGDELVEQQTVREVDVAFAGPIDPAGNVLAAPTLWGARLTSPYPLGQDIARRWPNARVGILNDVTAAGYRYLRSSGDDFCIVTVSSGIGNKVFANGRPLVGKNGLGGELGHLRVDDSEGAPICECGGRGHLGAVSSGRAVLAYARKHAPQSSCIEGLTSGDLVAAFRREEPWAMKIVERGAGPLGWALAAMHLGLGIERFVLVGGFALALGNAYRQLVARAADARCWDAPGGWDSRVELGVNDDLSGLIGAGIAGMVREGSV